One genomic window of Halorhabdus sp. CBA1104 includes the following:
- the rad50 gene encoding DNA double-strand break repair ATPase Rad50 produces the protein MRFERIHLENFKCYADADLRLDRGVTVIHGVNGSGKSSLLEAAFFALYGARALDRTLEDLVTIGAEEATIELWFAHGGESYHIKRRLRVRDDRATTVECVLDEPDGTVEGARDVRERVATLLRMDHAAFVNCAYVRQGEVNKLINATPRERQDMIDDLLQLGRLEEYRQRASDARVGVGRVLQDKDGSLSQLAEQIDEKEAKDLHEQLNATETDLTSVSEELENYEQQRETARETLADAEAVLEEGEQRREDLQDVTAEIDDLTETVETTASKREQLQTEIREHRERRDELQETIESAVEATELAGDADRETLENHREALRSQDEDLRDDIESHRLAAQRHRDEAESHREEADECGTRAAEQRERADELESDLEDTREDLADRRETLSDIDDQIAAIEVTFEDAPVARGEADTFRKEVQANLDDIDDDLMSVRAEIERLEATIEEAEELLEAGKCPECGQSIEGAPRVDTLEDDRERRQELQSEREALEDERATLEDELERANELHDRESEYDRLNEKRETLAELIGDRETTIEETNERIETLRDEAAQLDEQAEKQREQAEEATAAAEQARQAIAECNERRAALSDRIDTIEEILEWLDERDDVEDAIEQRRERREQLAEMNDERRERLTALRERRAELEAAIDEERLEEAREDKDRAETYLEEVSEEIERLESRRDDLQAKKGAIENEIEELQSLRDRREDLAATVDRLDTLYEEAEQLQEMYGQLRADLRQRNVETLERMLNDTFDLVYRNDSYARIELDEDYHLTIYQKDGQALDPEQLSGGERALFNLSLRAAIYRLLAEGIEGTAPTPPLILDEPTVFLDSGHVSQLLELVAYMREEIGVEQIVVVSHDEELVDAADDLVHVSKDATTNRSTVSRREATALPMD, from the coding sequence ATGAGGTTCGAGCGGATCCATCTGGAGAACTTCAAGTGCTACGCCGACGCCGATCTGCGACTGGATCGCGGCGTGACGGTCATTCACGGCGTCAACGGCAGCGGAAAGTCATCGTTGCTCGAAGCCGCCTTTTTCGCCCTGTACGGGGCGCGAGCGCTCGACCGGACGCTCGAAGACCTGGTGACGATCGGGGCCGAAGAAGCGACGATCGAGCTGTGGTTCGCCCACGGCGGCGAGTCCTACCACATCAAGCGACGCCTCCGGGTCCGGGACGATCGGGCGACGACAGTCGAATGTGTCCTCGACGAACCGGACGGGACGGTCGAAGGTGCACGCGACGTCCGCGAGCGGGTCGCGACGCTGTTGCGGATGGATCACGCCGCGTTCGTCAACTGTGCGTACGTCCGTCAGGGCGAGGTCAACAAGCTCATCAACGCGACGCCGAGGGAACGCCAGGACATGATCGACGACCTCCTCCAGTTGGGTCGTCTGGAAGAGTACCGCCAACGGGCCAGTGACGCGCGCGTCGGGGTCGGCCGCGTCCTGCAGGACAAGGACGGCTCGCTCTCACAGCTTGCAGAACAAATCGACGAAAAGGAAGCCAAAGACCTCCACGAGCAGCTCAACGCCACCGAGACGGACCTTACGTCCGTCAGCGAGGAACTCGAAAACTACGAACAGCAACGCGAAACTGCAAGGGAGACACTCGCTGACGCCGAAGCGGTCTTAGAGGAAGGCGAACAGCGACGCGAGGACCTCCAGGACGTCACAGCCGAGATCGACGACCTGACCGAGACAGTCGAAACGACAGCATCGAAACGCGAGCAGCTACAGACGGAGATCCGCGAGCACCGCGAGCGCCGCGATGAGTTACAGGAAACCATCGAGTCCGCGGTCGAGGCGACGGAACTGGCTGGGGATGCCGACCGCGAGACGCTGGAAAATCATCGCGAAGCACTGCGATCACAGGACGAGGACCTCCGCGACGACATCGAGAGTCACAGACTCGCTGCCCAGCGCCACCGCGACGAGGCCGAATCACACCGCGAAGAAGCCGACGAGTGCGGGACGCGGGCCGCCGAGCAACGCGAACGCGCCGACGAACTCGAATCCGACCTCGAAGACACACGGGAGGATCTGGCCGACCGACGCGAGACACTTTCGGACATCGACGACCAGATCGCTGCGATCGAGGTGACGTTCGAGGACGCGCCGGTCGCCCGCGGCGAGGCAGACACGTTCCGCAAAGAGGTCCAGGCGAACCTAGACGACATCGACGACGACCTCATGTCGGTTCGTGCAGAAATCGAGCGCCTGGAAGCGACGATTGAGGAGGCAGAAGAACTGCTTGAGGCTGGCAAGTGCCCGGAATGTGGCCAGTCAATCGAGGGCGCGCCGCGTGTCGACACCCTCGAAGACGATCGCGAGCGACGCCAAGAGCTGCAATCCGAACGCGAAGCCCTCGAAGACGAGCGGGCGACGCTCGAAGACGAGCTCGAACGCGCCAACGAGCTCCACGATCGGGAGAGCGAGTACGACCGCCTCAACGAGAAACGGGAGACACTCGCCGAATTGATCGGCGATCGGGAGACGACGATCGAGGAAACGAACGAGCGAATCGAGACGCTTCGGGACGAAGCCGCCCAACTGGACGAACAGGCCGAAAAACAGCGTGAACAGGCCGAGGAGGCAACAGCTGCCGCCGAGCAAGCCCGGCAAGCGATCGCGGAGTGCAACGAGCGCCGCGCGGCGCTGTCGGATCGGATCGACACCATCGAGGAGATTTTGGAGTGGCTGGACGAACGCGACGACGTCGAGGACGCGATCGAGCAACGACGGGAGCGACGCGAGCAACTGGCCGAGATGAACGACGAGCGACGCGAGCGACTGACGGCGCTCCGGGAGCGACGCGCCGAACTCGAAGCAGCGATCGACGAGGAGCGCCTCGAAGAAGCCCGGGAAGACAAGGACCGAGCGGAGACGTATCTCGAAGAAGTCAGCGAGGAAATCGAGCGCCTCGAAAGCCGCCGCGACGACCTGCAGGCAAAGAAGGGTGCCATCGAAAACGAGATCGAGGAGTTACAGTCACTCAGGGACCGTCGCGAGGACCTCGCCGCGACGGTCGACCGGCTCGACACCCTCTACGAGGAGGCCGAGCAGCTACAGGAGATGTACGGCCAACTCCGGGCGGACCTCCGGCAGCGAAACGTCGAAACGTTAGAGCGGATGCTCAACGACACGTTCGATCTCGTTTACCGGAACGACTCCTACGCTCGGATCGAGCTCGACGAAGACTACCACCTGACGATCTACCAGAAAGACGGACAGGCCCTCGATCCCGAACAGCTCTCGGGCGGGGAGCGAGCACTGTTCAACCTGAGTCTCCGGGCCGCGATCTATCGGCTCTTAGCCGAAGGGATCGAGGGGACGGCACCGACCCCGCCACTA
- the mre11 gene encoding DNA double-strand break repair protein Mre11: MTQVIHTGDTHLGYRQYHSAQRQSDFLDGFDNVVTDAIEADVDAVVHAGDLFHDRRPRLQDIMGAMSILRELAEAAIPFLAVVGNHEGKRDAQWLDLFESLDLATRLDETPTVIGDTAFYGLDFVGRAQRDAYEYDFEPHDAAHAGLVSHGLFEPFEHGDWDAREILSESDVTFDAMLLGDDHTPAKREVEGTWLTYCGSTERASADEREARGYNIVTFEDEVDIRRRSIETREFVFVDVELAEGEGPTRVRERVGQHDLTEAVVIVTIEGAGEPVPPARIEEFARDRGALIARVNDRREIDEESAYEVSFADPDDAVHERIQQLGLSPAAQELDEVVRASKVADSNVDDSVEDRVRELVAEADEDAFEPAPPETDSDEQQTDDSPDDNDESEADPSDVADESAVDAAGVATEDSETHPHEEADDAEVSDESSGTDEDDTDGEQPQPEADGEDQATMGEYL; this comes from the coding sequence ATGACGCAGGTGATACACACCGGCGACACCCACCTGGGCTATCGGCAATATCATTCCGCCCAGCGCCAGTCTGACTTCTTGGATGGGTTTGACAACGTCGTGACCGACGCCATCGAGGCGGACGTCGACGCAGTCGTGCACGCCGGCGATCTGTTTCACGACCGTCGCCCCAGGCTGCAAGACATCATGGGGGCGATGTCGATCCTTCGTGAGCTTGCAGAGGCTGCAATTCCGTTCTTGGCCGTCGTCGGCAACCACGAAGGCAAACGCGACGCCCAGTGGCTCGATCTGTTCGAGTCACTCGATCTGGCGACACGACTGGACGAGACACCGACCGTGATCGGCGATACCGCCTTCTACGGCCTGGACTTCGTTGGGCGTGCCCAGCGAGACGCCTACGAATACGACTTCGAACCTCACGACGCTGCTCACGCTGGGCTCGTCTCACACGGTCTGTTCGAACCGTTCGAGCACGGCGACTGGGACGCCCGCGAAATTCTCAGTGAGTCTGATGTGACCTTCGACGCCATGCTACTCGGTGACGATCACACCCCGGCAAAGCGCGAGGTCGAGGGCACCTGGCTCACCTACTGTGGCTCGACCGAGCGGGCGAGTGCGGACGAACGCGAGGCACGGGGATACAACATCGTCACCTTCGAAGACGAGGTGGACATCCGGCGACGCTCGATCGAGACTCGCGAGTTCGTCTTCGTCGACGTCGAACTCGCCGAAGGAGAAGGCCCAACACGAGTGCGCGAACGAGTCGGCCAGCACGATCTTACCGAGGCGGTCGTCATCGTCACGATCGAAGGGGCGGGCGAGCCAGTTCCCCCAGCAAGGATCGAGGAGTTCGCCCGCGATCGCGGGGCCCTGATCGCCCGCGTCAACGATCGCCGCGAGATCGACGAGGAATCCGCCTACGAGGTGAGTTTCGCCGATCCCGACGACGCGGTTCACGAGCGTATCCAGCAACTCGGCCTCAGCCCCGCCGCCCAGGAACTCGACGAAGTTGTCCGGGCGAGCAAGGTTGCCGACTCGAACGTCGACGATTCCGTCGAGGATCGCGTTCGCGAACTGGTCGCCGAGGCCGACGAGGACGCCTTCGAACCAGCCCCGCCCGAGACTGATTCGGACGAGCAACAGACAGACGACTCCCCGGACGACAACGACGAGAGTGAGGCCGACCCATCAGACGTGGCCGACGAGAGCGCCGTCGACGCAGCTGGCGTGGCTACGGAAGATTCCGAGACGCACCCTCACGAGGAAGCCGACGACGCTGAAGTAAGCGACGAGTCGTCCGGCACTGACGAGGACGACACCGATGGGGAACAGCCCCAGCCGGAGGCAGACGGCGAGGATCAGGCCACGATGGGGGAGTACCTATGA